The stretch of DNA CCCAAAAGAGGACTCTTCTTTGGCCTTTTGGAAGAGAACCGGGCCCTTCGCTTTACCACAGACAACGCTATCCAGTTAGCTACACAAAACCCACCCCGCAACACCCGGGCCTTTGGGAGGGGGAATTTAATCAGCCACCTGATTCACAATCCCTCTCCTTATGTCATCAACTGGGCTGCGTTTCAGATCAAGGGAAAAAACCCCTTCCCGATGGCCGATCCATATAAAACCTATGTTCATGAAATCAAATCTCATTTAAACTGCGTGTAACCAGAACCGTTTTTCAGCACCGATTGGCACAGGAAGGGCTGAAGAGACCTATTGGAATTACCAAAAACGTTCGGTTCACAAACCCATAGCGGAAAAAAAATGGATGTCTCTGCAGTGTGGATGAAATTTCACAAAGACCTGCACCGGTTCCTTTCAAAACAGGTGAGGAACAAACAGGATGCGGACGACATCCTTCAAGATATTTTTATCAAAATCCATAAACATTCCAACCAGCTGAAGGTAGAAGAAAGCCTCAAGGCTTGGGTGTTTAAAATCGTAAAAAATGCCATGGTTGACCATTATCGAAGAGAAGGAAAACAGGCCACCCCTCAAGTGGTTTTCGATAATTTCAGCGACCAAGCCCATCAGATTACGTTCAATGAAGAAGCAGGCCAATGTCTGAAGCCTATGTTGGAAAACCTCCCGGAACGTTACCGGTCGGCACTATTCCTAACAGAGTTTCAGGGAATCACCCAAAAAGAATTAACCCAACACCTAGGTCGGTCATTGTCCGGGGCCAAATCCAGGGTACAAAGGGGAAGAGAGAAACTAAAAACCCTATTACTGGCTTGTTGTCATTTTGAACTAGATCGGTTAGGAAATATTCTCGAGTATGAAAAAAGGGGAAAAGATTGCCAATATTGCAAAAAATGCTAAGATCAGTAAGAGGAAAATAGATAGATTCTAAAAATTTTCCCCAATGGAAAATTGAACCAAATGAAAAATATTTTTAAAACGAAAGATGAAAGACTTTTACCAACCAGGACACCCCTTTTCCTTGCCTTTTTTATTTTTTTGATTTTTCTGCACCCCTTAAAAGCCTCGACCTTTGAATTCAAAGGTTTCGCTGACGTAACGTTTAATTATACCGACAACAAACAAGATACCACTGATAGGAATACCAATGGGGCTTTTTCCCTAGGCCACCTAGATTTATACCTATCTCACTCCTTAAATGATCGAATCGATGTTCTCGGTGAAATTCTCATTGAAGGAGAAGATAATGGAGAATTTGAGATTGATTTAGAGCGGTTACAAATCAGTTATTATTTTCGTGATGAGTTTATTGTCCGGGCAGGGCGATTTCATAATGTGTTGGGGTATTGGAACACAGCCTATCACCACGGTTCTCTTTTATATACAACCATCGATAGGCCATCCTTCCTACAATTTGATGACCAGGGAGGGGTTTTACCCACTCACCTGATCGGTCTTTGGTTAACAGGTCGGTTATCCCGAAACCAAGGAACACTAGAGTATAGTGTCATGGCAGGGAACGGTCCAAAAATTAAAAACGCCGGAACAACCGGAAGTTTAGATCCAAACAGTGTTTCGGACAATAATAAAAACAAAGCCCTTTCATTTCATTTGGAAATTTTGCCATCAAAAATTGAGGGACTGGGAATTGGAATCTCCGGAAACTTTAGCGAAATACAATTTTTTGATATAGATGGTAATCGCATTTTGGTTGGAGGAGCCAACCAAGTCATCCAAGAAATTCTAAGTGCAGATTTAGAATATTCTGCCAAAAATATTGAATTAATTGCTGAGGGATATCAGATACGTGACCATGGGTCTGGAGCCTCGCATTTCATCAATTATGCCTGGTATATACAAGGGGGTTATAAATTTCTAGAACGCGTCACCCCTTATGTACGGCATGAGCGTTTTACCATACATGAAGAAGATCCCTATTTCCTTGCCCTGGGAAAACAGGATAAAAAAATCACTGTTGCGGGGATCCGTTTTGATATCATGGCTTTCAGCGCCCTTAAAGCCGAGGTCCGGTTGGTGGATAGCACGGACCATTATGAAGAATATGCCGTTCAATGGGCCTTCGCTTTTTAAGGAGGGGAAAGCCCAAGGTCCACCTTCTTTCTTGGGGAAAGGGGATCACTCGTTTCGGGTGGAATTCCTTCCAGTCGATTGGCAAAAAGGTCCCACACCTCTTTATTTTTTCCGATCTCTAAATCTCTTTTCATGAGGGCTTGTAACCGTTTGCGGGCCTTATCCAAATCCGGATTGTGGGCATCATCCACCACTTTTAAAAAATTCTCCACAATCCCCTTTACCTCAGGCCCCTCGTCCCTTAAATCCTTTAAAAATACTGAAACTTCAAAATTGGTAATCATCCGATTTTCCTCTCCGAGAAAAAAATTTTAAAAATTGAAACGGTTAATGGTTCACGCTTTTCTTAGTATCCCCTGGGTTACCCTTTGAACGGTTCAAAAAAGTGATCGCCTCTTTTCGACTTTTAACACGCCCGGTTAATTGCTCTTCCCGAAGCATAGATAGAATTTCTCCAACCTGGGGCCCCGGCCCGACTCCATAAATACGCATCACGTCCTCCCCATTTAAAAAGGGAGCAGGAACTTTCCGGAACTGTTGGGCTTTTTTTTGGATTTTGGTTATTCTCTCTTTCACC from Nitrospiria bacterium encodes:
- the sigZ gene encoding RNA polymerase sigma factor SigZ, which gives rise to MELPKTFGSQTHSGKKMDVSAVWMKFHKDLHRFLSKQVRNKQDADDILQDIFIKIHKHSNQLKVEESLKAWVFKIVKNAMVDHYRREGKQATPQVVFDNFSDQAHQITFNEEAGQCLKPMLENLPERYRSALFLTEFQGITQKELTQHLGRSLSGAKSRVQRGREKLKTLLLACCHFELDRLGNILEYEKRGKDCQYCKKC